The genomic window TGGGACTTTTGGTCTGTGTTTGATATATCTGTATTATTAAACAATCGTTTCCAAAAAACCATTAGATTGAAAGAGACAACCCCTATTTAGTTAAGTATTGTCGCATAAAAATGAGCAAAGAGTAGGGAGCATATTATTTTTGCACAACAATTATCTTTTAATATTGACGGGGAGGGGGGAGACGGGGTTAAATTCATAGGACAACTATGATAAATAAAGGACAATTTTAAAAAGATAAACAAATGGCAGTCAATCGTATTAGAATTGGTAAAGATAAAGGAGAATTAGTACAGTCTTTGGTGGATTTCAATGGAGGAGTTGGACCTTTTCAAACTTATGCTGATGTGATCACCTTTGCAGCAACATTAGGGGCAAAGTACAACAAACGCATTCCTCTGAATATAATTTCAAAAGAACCGGCACCCATTAGCTTAGAAATCTTTGTTTCTAGGGGGTACGATGCCGTGATAAAA from Crocosphaera subtropica ATCC 51142 includes these protein-coding regions:
- a CDS encoding DNA phosphorothioation-associated protein 4 — encoded protein: MAVNRIRIGKDKGELVQSLVDFNGGVGPFQTYADVITFAATLGAKYNKRIPLNIISKEPAPISLEIFVSRGYDAVIKLLAITETNDPHILSLYDTEAENQRIQIFEEYANGGLEQLQEELKGIVDYSEHLLLLLNLERFPNNTTEEEFDLTRFL